The Triticum urartu cultivar G1812 unplaced genomic scaffold, Tu2.1 TuUngrouped_contig_7929, whole genome shotgun sequence region GCCCCCGGCCGGCCATCGCGTCGCCCCCCCCGCCCTGGCCGGCCTAGCCGCTGCCACGGTAAGAAACAAAGAGCAAAGCGTGGAGGTTTCGCTAGGGTTGTTGCATGTGCTGGAGTGCGTCTCGGGTCGCTGGCTGGCTTCATGCGGTATGGGGCGATTGGTTCAGTAGTTCAAGGCCTCATGGGCCTGCGTCTGTGTGGCCCATTCCACCGAACGGTGACTTTATCAGCGATACAATGAGTCAACGAGCATACCCGATAGCACATTATGCGTAGGTATACTATATTATTTTTGCACCGCATCAAGGTATGGCGGCTGCCACCTCTCGCCCACCGGGGTGCTCACACACATCATAACATCGTACTTCTAATTCTGCAGTTTTTGCATGTATGACAATTGTTTGCATATATATATGTGCAGAATGGTAACTGTATTGTGCATGATATGTTTGGCCATGAAGTTGTGGAGAAAATAAAGGAGGAATACTGTGATGCATTTCTAACTGCACACTTTGAAGTCCCAGGAGAAATGTTTTCTTTGTCAATGGAAGCAAAGACGAGGGGAATGGGAGTAGTTGGATCCACTCAGAATATCTTAGATTTCATTAAATACCATTTGAAGCAAGCTCTGGATCGGGATGTTGATGATCATCTTCAGTTTGTATTGGGAACAGAATCAGGAATGATCACTTCGATTGTTGCTGCTGTCCGGCAATTATTTGACTCCTATGAATCTTCCAAAGAAGGTGCTAGCATTGAAGTAGAAATTGTGTTCCCTGTTTCGTCAGACGCAATTTCTAAGACATCTGTTGATGATTCCCATCATTTCGGCTCTTCAGTAGCGAATGATTTAGAACAGATTAATATTGTGCCTGGTGTGTTTTCTGGTGAAGGGTGCTCTATCCATGGTGGCTGTGCATCATGCCCTTACATGAAGGTCTGGCTTCTCCCTTTTCTTTTACTGATAATGTGCGATTTGACATTCAATGAGTTCAACATAATATCAATAAATTTATTTTGTCATAGTCATAAATTCATTTTGCTCTCTATATTAATGTTTCGCCCTCTTTTGGATTATGTTCATCTGGAACTCCTCAAGTATTCATACGAGCAGGTTCGATGTCGACTGTTGTTTGTTTTGGTAATGTAGCAGTTGTTCAGTTGCTCTGATCTTGTAAAATGTGTGATCTTCTCTGGCAGTTAATGTACAATGTGTTTCCTGGTATCACCCTGAATTTCCGATGATTAATTGTGGGCTCATGATATAAATGTTCCATTGTTCGCAGATGAATTCTCTCGAGTCGCTACTTAAAATCTGCCAGCAGCTTCCTGGTGAAGACAACAGTTTATCTGTTTATCAGGCTAGTCGATTGAATGCTAAGACTTCCCTTGGGAAATTGGTTGCGGAGGTTGGGTGTGAGCCAATTTTGCATATGAGGCATTTCCAGGTCTTCTGTCCTATTACTCTTTAGCTTTAATTCATGGTGTACATCACACTACATCTTACATAGCACCTTACTGATTCACTTGCTTGATTCTGTTAGTAGCAAGAGCAGAGGAAAAAATCaagtgagtgtgtgtgtgtgcacgcatTCTATATTAAAACACATCTCGCCTACTTGAAAATATAAAGTCAACTGCTATAGCACGCAAATGCATAATTGCTGGAAACCAGGAAGTGGAACTGATCATACCTAACGAGTGAACTACCCGAGGTCACATTGTGAAACTTCCAAGCTGGCATTTTTATGTCAGATTTATTTCTATATTGAACTTCCTTTTTTTTAATCCAACTTCTTTTTACATGCTAACTTCTGAATTTGGATGAGTTAACTTCCACGGCTCTTTGCATAGCAAACTGTCTGAGTGTTCAGTAGCGGATTGTTGCTTTTTTTGCCTGAGTGAACAGCTGCATTTTTTTCTCACCAACTTTTTCCCTTTTTACACAGCGAACTGCTACATAACAGAAAAGCTAACTCCCATTTTGTAAGTGAAAGTTTTTTCAGAAGCAAACTGTTCTATTTTTTGTAGATCGAACTGCTGCGGCTACAGTCACGACTACTACATCACAGAAAGCTAACTCCCTTTTTTCTATAGTGAAAGTGTATCCTTTATTTTATTAAAGCAAACTGCTCTACAATCACGGAAATTACAGCCGCAATGATGGGTCATCATAACTAACTGGTTTTTCTAACAAAACCTAACTGCGTCTAAAATAATTGAATTACTGGCCACCATCCCAGGCCACTGCCTGCGTTAGGGGCGGCGGATGCAGAGCCATGGATGTCTCGCCGGGGTCATGCTTGATTGGGGCTTGAAGCTGGCTAATCGTAGAGGCTCCCTCGATGACCTACCTGAATCAAATCGAGGGGCGATGTAAAGACGTGGTCTACGATGGTTGTGCTTAGTCGACAGCTGAACCAACTACGCTAAGTGGCTATAGTCGTCAATCAGAAGGAAGTAGCACCTCCTGCATAGCGTTGGCTGTGAGATTGGCCCACAAAGGTCGTCGTGAATGAGCTACAGGGGCTCTGTTGCCGGGGACTTGGCCTGCTGGGGGAGTGCGGTACGCCGCCGCAGATGATCAGGCAGAATGCAAGCACATGGAACACATGAGAATTTTGTGCTGCGTACTGCTTGCAGATTTTCTTCTTGTCCCTTCTATTTATCCAAAAGGAAAGACGATTGTGCTGATCGTGTTCCGCACCCGATTCTTCCGTGCCATCCCACTGACTTGGGCTTGGGTTCAGCTCGTTCGTGTGGGGCGTAGCTCCCACATGTATGTCTCACGCGCCAAGTGAGAACAGCTAAAAATGGGAAGTGAAACAGTACACAAACTAAGTCCTAACTAGACTAGCTAACGTGCCAGGATTAACCAACAAAAATTACCTGAGAAGCATGTCCTTCAACAAACGCATATAAATGACAAAATTGGTCCTCTGGCTGAGTGGTGGTACAACCCAAGCTTTGACGCCACCCTCAAAACGGTTCACTTTCAAGCATTGTATGGCAGACCACCACCCCTAATTGCAGAGATGTCACTTCTACATGAACATGAAACAATCCTTCTACTGACAGAGAATATACTGAAGTGATATTCAGTTTGGGAATCTTCTTCAAGCTCTGGCAAGACTGGAAAAGCATCCTAACAAGCATAGGAAAGAAAGAACACTGCAAATGGCTGACATGGTTTACCTCAAACTTCAACCTTACGGGCACAAATTCCTAAGAGCATCTCTAACAGACCCCTCGAAAGTCAAGTTTGAGTATGTTGAAGTGTATATGTGGATTGCCTAGCCCTTTCCATCCGTTGGGACTTTTGGCTGCGTTGGCTAGGGCATGAAGCTTAACATGGTATCAGGACCTAAGATCTTTAGTTCAAGTCCTGGCCTTTGCAATTTATTCAGAAATTGTTGCTGCCCCCTCTGTGTCCATGTATATTCCTCTTGAGCCATACCTCTGAGTGTGACGACCGATCGATGAAATCGTCGCCACAGGAAGGGGATCGGAGTGGGGGATGAGGAAGAACAGAGAGTAGGTGAGGTTGGAGAAGGAGATGAGAATAATTCAGACTTTTCCTTCGCTGCCTTGTCCAACAGAGGACGGTTCCATAAGTACAGGCACACACACACGACGGACGGCTTGGCCACATGCGGCCCAAGCCAGACCCAGTGGGCTCAGCCCACAACTCTCCTGTGCTACTCCTTCTCCTTGCTAGTCCACCGCTACATCGTAGCAGGTGTGACAATTTCCCCCCCTTGAGCGAGAGCGTCTTGAGCCCAGCATGGAGCGTTGGGGTAGCGATGACGTAGGACGGTGTAGTCTTCCCATGTTGCCGAATCTGGAGAGAGCGAGGACCACTGAACAGAGACCTGCACGACTGAGGTGTTACCTTTCTTGACTATTCGACGATCCAGTATCAACTCGGGTTGTAGTGGTGCAGCAGTCAGGTCGGGCGGACGAGGCAATTCGGAGAAGACCGGAGAGTAGTCAGGTGTGAATGGCTTCAACTGTGATACATGGAAGACCGGATGAATGTGGCTGTTTGATGGTAACTACAGTTTGTAAGCCATAGAACCGATCCGTTGCTCGACGGTGAATGGTCCGAAGAACTTGAATGCTAATTTGGGGCAGGGACGGTTGACCACAGTAGATTGAGCATAAGGTTGCAGCTTCAGAAGAACTTGTTCACCCACTTGGAAAGAGCGATCTGTCCTGTGGCGATCAGCCTTTTGCTTGTATCTGTTTTGAGCCCGGGCCAGCTGAACACGGAGTTGTTCATTATGTGTAGCCCAATCCAAATCTGCATCAGTATCCTGTGGTATCGTGCGGGCCAGTGTGGGCAGTCCTCCCAAGTTGGGCTCCTGGCCATATAGCGCTTGGAAGGGTGAAGTGTTCAGCGAGGAGTGATGGGTGGTATTGTACCAGAACTCTGCAGTAGGTAACCATTGTCGCCATTTCTTTGGCTGGTCGTGTACGGCGCACCGAAGATACATCTCGAGACATTGGTTGACTCGTTCACTCTgaccatccgtctgcgggtgatATGCTGTGGAATAGCTGAGTTTTGTTCCTGCTGCCTCCAGAAGAGCACGCCACATTGCACTGGTGAAAACCGGGTCGCGATCCGATACGATTGAGTGGGGTACTCCATGTAACTTGATAATGTTATCCCAAAATGCTCGAGCCACTGTTGTTGCTGTGAATGGATGGCGAAGAGGAACAAAGTGGGCATATTTGGTGAAGCGGTCGACCACCACCATAATCACCTCGTAGCCCTCGGACACTGGCAATCCTTCGACGAAATCCATAGTGAGGTCCCGCCACGGTTCTGATGGAATTGGGAGTGGCTGTAGTAGTCTAGGTGTTTTCAGATGTTCATGCTTGGCCTGCTGACAGATAGAACACTGACGAACATAGTCTTCCACTGCTTGTTTCAGACCCCGCCAAGCGAACAGTTTCTTGACACGTTGATAAGTTGCGGTCACTCCCGAATGTCCCCCAACTGCACTTGCATGGAATGCGTTGATCAATTTGGTCTGTAGGGTTGTGTTGGCGCCAATCCAGATCCTGTTCTGGAAGCGAATGGTGCCTTGGCGTAATTCGTAACCTTGATCATCCGGGCTGCACAGAGCGAGTTGTTGCAGCAAATCTTGACTGTCCGTGTCAGTTTCATAGGAGTTGCTTACTTCCTGGAGCCATTGGGGCTGACAGATGGAGAGGGCATCCAGAGAGAGCAGGTGACCGACGCGGGATAGTGCATCAGCTGCGCCATTGTCCGCGCCGCGGCGGTACTTGAAAGAAAATTGGAGACCCACCATCTTAGACATGGCCTTGCGCTGCAACTCTGTTTCCAATTGTTGATCGCCGAGATGGCAGAGGCTTTTATGATCCGTGACAATGACGAACGGGGCGCGCTGGAGGTAAGTGCGCCACTTGTCCACGGCCATGATCACCGCGAGGAACTCCTTCTCGTAGATCGACAGACGCTGATTGCGTATGCCCAGAGCCTTGCTGAGGTAGGCGATTGGGTGGCCGTCTTGCACCAGGACTGCGCCCACCCCTGTGTCACACGCGTCCGTCTCGATAGAGAACGGGCGTGAGAAATCAGGCAACGGCAGGACAGGCGTGCTTGCCATGGCATCCTTGAGCAGATCGAACGCTGCTTGTGCTTGTGCCGACCAGGCGAAGCCTTTCTTGGTGAGGAGCTGAGTGAGGGGCTTGGCGATAATCCCATAATGCGGCACGAATTTGCGGTAATAGCCGGTGAGGCCTAGAAACCCGCGCAATTCTGTGGCATTTGTCGGTGTGGGCCACGCGCGCATGGCACTGGTCTTGCTCGCATCCGTGGCCACGCCCTCTTTGGAGATTACATGGCCCAAATACTCGACTTGGGGTTGCCCGAACGAACACTTGGAAAgcttggcatatagctgatgcTCACGGAGGATGGAGAAGACTGTGCATAGATGAGCTTCATGCTCCTGCAAGGTGTGACTGAAGACGAGAATGTCATCAAGAAAAGTGATCACAAACTTACGATTTGGCCCGGCGAACGCCGAGTTCATCACACATTGGAATGTGGGCGGGCCGTTGGTGATGCCGAAGGGCATGACGCGGAACTCAAAATGACCATGATGTGTCTTGAAGGCCGTCTTTTCCTCATCGCCCGCACGCATGCGAATCTGATGGTACCCCGCTCGCAAGTCAATTTTGGAGAAGAAGGCGGCACCAGAGAGTTCATCCAAGAGTTCGTCGATGACAGGAAGAGGAAACTTGTTCCTGATTGTGACGGTATTGAGACGTCGATAGTCCACACAGAAACGCCATGTTCCGTCCTTCTTCTTGACCAGGAGCACCGGGGCTGCGAAGGGGCTCATGCTGTGTGTAATGATGCCCGTGCGAAGCATTTCTTCCACTTGACGTTCAATCTCGTCTTTCTGTAACGGAGAGTACCGGTAGGGTCGACAGTTGACAGGTGCTGCACCTGGCTCCAGATTAATGGCGTGATCGTACTGTCGATGGGGAGGAAGTTGGGTTGGTTCCTCGAAGATGTCACTGAACTCCGTCAGGATGCGCTGAATGGTAGGCGGAGTAGGCGTGTCAGAGTCGGATGTCGTCTCAGATGTTAGCTGAATCTCCACTAAAGCTGCCCCCCATATGTCGTTAGCGTCATGCATTTGCCATAAGGTTGCAGCATCTAGGGCTGTGAGTTGATGTTGATCACCAGTGCGCACACCTGTCAGCTTAATTGTTTCTCCCTGACGATCAAATTGCATGGTCTTCAGGTTCCAGTCACACTGCATTGGGCTGTGCTGTCCCAGCCAATCCACACCGAGCACTGCATCGTAGCCTCCTAAATCGAGGACGCGCATGTCTGTGGCAAAGGTATGTCTGTGGGAGGTCCAGGCTAGCTGAGGCACCATAGCCGTGCAGTTCAGGCTCTGTCCATTGGCGACTCGAACCTTGATTGCTGGAATATCTGTTGTTGGAGCTTTGATGCGCTGAGCAAATGTGGAGTTCACAAAACTGTGCGTACTGCCGTAGTCGACGAGTAGCAACATAGTTTGATCACCCACTGTGGCACGCAGTCGAATAGTTTCTGGTGCTTCGGTGCCCTCCACGGCGTGAGCTGATAGGAGACAACAAGTAGCATCGGTGGTTGCAGGTTCATCCAATAGTTCCAGGGCATGCACTGCATCATCAGAGAGTACTTCTCCAAAATCGCCCACTTCAATCGTCAGTAGCTGAGCAGAGCGTTTGCATTGATGATCACGGGAGTATTTGTCCCTGCAACGAAAGCAGAGGCCGTGTTGGCGTCTGTAATCCCGCAACTGCCGCTCACGCCCGAAGTCGTCCGCGGCTGGCTTTGGTGCTAGGGCGATCCGCGGTGCTGGAGCGGTCGGAGAGGGCGCTGATGGTGCAGGAGGTGGCCGTCCTAGTGGTGGTACTATGCCCGACAATGGTGGTGGTCTGCCTGCAGATGGCGGTCTGAATCTGGAACGCTGAAGTTCCAATTCCTCTTCCTGAATCCTGGCAAACACTGTCGCCCTGGTGATGCTGGTGGGTGCCTGAATACGCACGGCGGCGCGCAGGTCATCCTTCAGGCCAAGCAAGAATTGGGTGACGAAAAATTTGGAGCTCAGGGTCGAGTCGAGGGCAATCAGATTATACATGTGAACCTCAAACTGTTGTCTGTATTCAACCACTGTTCCTGTCTGACGGAGCTGAAGAAGATTGTGCATCGTTGACTCGAATTCCTCTGGGCCAAACTCCTCCACCACTGCACGCCGGAACATCTCCCAAGTAATATCTGAATGTGTCTGACGGAAGGCTCTAAGCCACAGTGCCGCGTGCCCTTCGACATAGAGCGTCGCCGTCGCGACCTAGTTGTGCGGCGGCACCCTATACAGCTCGAAGTATGCTAGGCAGCGATCCAGCCAGACGCGGGGTGCATCACCATCGAAGCGGGGGAAGTGGTGTTTGGGTGGCCGGACTGAGTAC contains the following coding sequences:
- the LOC125531713 gene encoding quinolinate synthase, chloroplastic-like, which gives rise to MFGHEVVEKIKEEYCDAFLTAHFEVPGEMFSLSMEAKTRGMGVVGSTQNILDFIKYHLKQALDRDVDDHLQFVLGTESGMITSIVAAVRQLFDSYESSKEGASIEVEIVFPVSSDAISKTSVDDSHHFGSSVANDLEQINIVPGVFSGEGCSIHGGCASCPYMKMNSLESLLKICQQLPGEDNSLSVYQASRLNAKTSLGKLVAEVGCEPILHMRHFQVFCPITL